A segment of the Allosaccharopolyspora coralli genome:
GCGTTGCGGTCCGGCGTGACCTCGTACAGGCCGGCCCAGCCGTGACCCACGCCGAGGTCCGCCAGCCGGGGCGCCCGCCGCGCGATGGCGTCCGTGAGCCGGCCCAACCACCGATCGTCGGTGTCGGTGCGGAAACCGAACTCCTCGTCGGGGTCGGACATGCCGATCAGCAGGCCCTGGCCTTCCGTGTGGAAGTAGAAGCTCGAGTCGAAATCGATCGTGAACGGCAGTGTCCGCGGCAGATCGGGGACCGCTTCGGACACCAGGATCTGGCGGCGCAACGGCCGCACGTCGAGTTCCACGCCGACCAGGGAGCCGATCGCCGCCGACCACGCCCCGGCGGCACAGACCACGATCGACGTGGCGACGTCACCGTGGTCGGTCCGCACCGCGGTGATCTCCGCGCCACTGGTGGTGATCCCGGTGACCGCGCAGTGCCGCCGGACCACGCCACCGTGTCGCCGCGTCGCCTGCGCGTACCCCTGCACCACCGCCTCCGGCGTGCAGTGTCCGTCCGCCGGGGAGAACGCGGCCCCGACCAGACCGTCCGGCACGACGTACGGCGAGAGCGCACACGCCTCGTCGACCGTGAGGATGCGGCTGGGCACCCCCATGGAGTTCTGCAGCTCGACGTTGCGCTCGAAGACCGCGAGATCGTCGCCGTTCGACAGCAGGAACAAGTAGCCGTGCTGCTTGAGGTCGATCTCGGCGCCGGGGCGCGAACCGAAGTTCTCGAAGGCACGGAGACTGCGCTGCCCGAGTGCGATGTTCACTGAGTCCGAGAACTGCGCCCGCACCCCGCCCGCTGCCCGGCAGGTGCTGCCCGCACCGAGTTCGTCGCGTTCGAGCAGCAGAACGTCGACGCCGGCCTCGGCGAGGTGAAAGGCCGTGCTGGTCCCGATCACCCCGCCGCCGACGACGACGACCTCCGCGTGCTCGGGAAGCGCGGAGGTCATCGCTCACTCACCGCCCAGCTCCGGCGGCAACCGGTAGTCCATGTCCGGTTCGACGGTGGCGACGTCCATCTGTGCCTTCTGCAACTGCCCGGAGAAGTCCCAGTTCAGCGACTGCCACCGGGTGAACTGGTCGAGCACCCAGATTCCGGACTGACGGCTGCCGTTGCCGGACTTGCCGTTGCCGCCGAACGGCAGGTGCGCCTCCGCTCCGGACGTCGAGTTGTTCACGCTGAGCATGCCCGCGCCGATTCCCTCCCGGAACCGGAACGCGTTGGCCGGGTCGGTCGTGTAGATCGCGGCCGACAAGCCGTACCCGGGCTTGTCGGCGATCTCGATCGCCTCATCGAGGTTCTCGAACGTGGTGACCCCGACGATCGGCCCGAAGGTCTCCTGCATGAACAGTTCGTCGTCCGGGCGTACCCCGTCCACCAGCACCGGGTGGTAGAACAGGCCGGCCTCGGGATCGCCGTCGAAACCCGCACGCGGCGTCGAGCCGGTGATGCGACCGGTGGTCTCGGAGCCGAGCACGGTGTGATGCGGCTGGATCCAGCCGAGGATCTTCTCGAAGTTGTCGGCGAACTTCTGGTCCAGCAGCGGGCCGAACAGTGCGCCCCCGGTGGGGTCGCCGACCGTGGCCCCGCGCAGGGCGGTGTCGAGCCTGCGGACGAACTCGTCGTGGATGTCACGGTGCACGACGAGGTTGCCGAGCGAGGTGCAGCGCTGCCCGGCCGTGCCCCACCCGGAGAACAGCGCACCTTCGACGGCGAGATCCAGGTCGGCGTCGTCGCAGACGATCATGGGGTTCTTGCCGCCGAGCTCCAGGCACGGGCTCTGCGTGTAGCGTCCGGTGAGTTCGCCGACCTTCGAACCGACGGCGCTGGACCCGGTGAACCCGACCTTGTTGACGTTGCCGTCATGCAACGCGCCCTCGAGGCCCTCGTAGGTCGACTCGCCGTCCGCGTAGACGACGTTGAGCACACCGCGCGGCACGCCCGCGCGCCAGAACATCTCGGCGAACGCACGCGCGGAGGCCGCCGCGTACTCGGCGGGTTTCCAGACCACGGAGTTCCCGCACAGCAACGCGGGGACGAGGTACCAGGAGGGCACCGCCACCGGGAAGTTGCCCGCGGTGATCACCGTGGCGACGCCGACCGGCATCCGGAACGTGAACAGCTGCTTGTCCGGCATCTCCGACGGCACCGTCTGGCCGTAGAGACGTCGTCCCTCGCCGAGGAAGTAGTCGCACGTGTCGATGATCTCCTGGACCTCACCGAGGGCTTCCGCGTAGGGCTTGCCGATCTCACGGGTGACCAGGCGGGACAGTGATTCTTTGTTGGCCTCCACGATCCGGCCCAGAGAGGCGACGACCCGGCCGCGCACCGGCGCCGGGACCTTGGCCCACTCACGCTGGGCAGCGCGTGCGTCCTTGGCGGCGGCACGCAGTGCGTCCGGGCCGCCGAGCTGCACACGAGCCACCACGTCGTCCAGTCGCGCCGGATTGCGCGACAGGTACTCCTGACCGGACTCGAAGGTCCCGCCGCCCGAACCGATCACGGAGTTGATCGTCGACTCCACCGACACGCACCTGCTTTCGTCTGCCGCGCCGGGCGTTCGCCCGGCTGCTCCGCCTGCGTCGCACCCGCGCCGGGGTCGTCCGGCCGGTGACCGCCTCCGTCGAGCACGAGAGACTCTTGCGCTCGATGTCGTCACCGTAAACGTTCATGTGGCCCGAAGCCGAGGTTCGACAGAGTGACGTCTGCTCGCTCTGAGCGAAAGCCACGCTGATGCCGAGCCGTCGGAGAACACTGTGATTGGGTGGCGGGATGCGTTCGTTCGCTGAGCGACTCCGAGCTCGGCTTCCGGGTGACTGTCCTGGCCGGCTCGGATTCGCCGCCTGGCACCTCGACGAGAACGAGCCGGTGCTGATCGGGCAGACCCGGCAGGTGGACGCCGCGAGCACGATCAAAGTCCTGGTGATGATCACGGCGCTGCGAGCCGTGCAGGACGGCACGATGCGATGGGACTCCTGCTTGCCACTGCCGGAACCCGGCGATCGGGTCGGAGGGACCGGCGTGCTGCGCGAACTGCACGGCCTCCGGAGCATGGAGCTGACCGACCTGATCACGCTCATGATCGTGATCAGCGA
Coding sequences within it:
- a CDS encoding aldehyde dehydrogenase family protein, giving the protein MESTINSVIGSGGGTFESGQEYLSRNPARLDDVVARVQLGGPDALRAAAKDARAAQREWAKVPAPVRGRVVASLGRIVEANKESLSRLVTREIGKPYAEALGEVQEIIDTCDYFLGEGRRLYGQTVPSEMPDKQLFTFRMPVGVATVITAGNFPVAVPSWYLVPALLCGNSVVWKPAEYAAASARAFAEMFWRAGVPRGVLNVVYADGESTYEGLEGALHDGNVNKVGFTGSSAVGSKVGELTGRYTQSPCLELGGKNPMIVCDDADLDLAVEGALFSGWGTAGQRCTSLGNLVVHRDIHDEFVRRLDTALRGATVGDPTGGALFGPLLDQKFADNFEKILGWIQPHHTVLGSETTGRITGSTPRAGFDGDPEAGLFYHPVLVDGVRPDDELFMQETFGPIVGVTTFENLDEAIEIADKPGYGLSAAIYTTDPANAFRFREGIGAGMLSVNNSTSGAEAHLPFGGNGKSGNGSRQSGIWVLDQFTRWQSLNWDFSGQLQKAQMDVATVEPDMDYRLPPELGGE
- a CDS encoding NAD(P)/FAD-dependent oxidoreductase produces the protein MTSALPEHAEVVVVGGGVIGTSTAFHLAEAGVDVLLLERDELGAGSTCRAAGGVRAQFSDSVNIALGQRSLRAFENFGSRPGAEIDLKQHGYLFLLSNGDDLAVFERNVELQNSMGVPSRILTVDEACALSPYVVPDGLVGAAFSPADGHCTPEAVVQGYAQATRRHGGVVRRHCAVTGITTSGAEITAVRTDHGDVATSIVVCAAGAWSAAIGSLVGVELDVRPLRRQILVSEAVPDLPRTLPFTIDFDSSFYFHTEGQGLLIGMSDPDEEFGFRTDTDDRWLGRLTDAIARRAPRLADLGVGHGWAGLYEVTPDRNALVGESDRPGRFLYATGFSGHGFLQGPAVGEVLRDLVLEREPVVDVSALHADRFAHAAVRPEHNCI